One Capsicum annuum cultivar UCD-10X-F1 chromosome 2, UCD10Xv1.1, whole genome shotgun sequence genomic window carries:
- the LOC107860506 gene encoding uncharacterized protein LOC107860506: MKRKRQSKITDLNYDVLKNVMYHVAASPDGAGNLARTLSVCRLFKELADDSDILKAVAFDQVELSDIHESFWQPAGMLCRCLPTGNSTAFYAIRQKAEILNVSYLLLKRDMFRGKLILLARSRALEIANTRARKKALEDAIDDCTSTFDAVDTQIETIEQFLEMLKAVLKVMRSQISQ; encoded by the exons ATGAAGCGGAAGAGACAATCTAAGATAACAGATTTGAACTACGATGTGTTGAAAAACGTTATGTATCACGTTGCCGCGTCACCTGATGGAGCTGGAAATCTTGCCCGGACTTTATCAGT CTGCAGACTGTTCAAGGAACTTGCTGATGATTCTGACATCTTAAAAGCCGTGGCATTTGATCAGGTTGAGCTTTCTGATATCCATGAATCGTTCTGGCAACCTGCTGGGATGTTATGTAGGTGCTTACCGACGGGAAATTCAACTGCTTTCTACGCAATAAGACAG AAAGCGGAGATATTGAATGTTTCTTATCTGCTTCTCAAGAGGGACATGTTCCGTGGAAAGCTG ATTCTTTTGGCAAGAAGCAGAGCTCTTGAAATTGCGAACACCAGGGCAAGGAAGAAGGCTCTTGAAGATGCCATAGAT GACTGCACAAGTACTTTTGATGCCGTTGATACTCAAATTGAAACCATTGAGCAGTTTTTAGAGATGTTGAAGGCTGTACTGAAAGTAATGAGAAGTCAGATTTCCCAATGA